The genomic region GCCAAGCCTCGTAGCGATCGGCCGGCCACCCCAGCACCTGGTGCACGTGCGGCGACAGCATCGTCGTCAGCACGTCCGCCACCCCGTGCACGTCCAGGTCGGCACGCACCTCCCCGGTCCCCACCAGCGCCTCCGCCAGCGCCAGGCAGTTCGCCCTCATCGCCGTCTCGCCCTCGTCCGAGATCCGCCGCATGTCCGCGTCAGCGCCGGACGACTCGATGCCGGCCATGATCAGCGCACCGGCCCGCTCCAGCACGACGCCGTTGCGCCGCACCAGTTCCGCGATCAGGTCACGGGCGGAAGGCGTGCGCAGCACCTCCTCGAACTCCGGCCGGTCCCGCATCGCCACGGGTTCCGCGTCGCCCGCGATGGCCACGTTCAGCGCGTCCTGGAACAGCTCGACCTTGTTGCGGTAGTGCGTGTACACGGTCCGCTCGGACACGCCGGCCTCGTACGCGATCTTCTTGATCGACGTCGCCACGAACCCGTCCCGCGCGAACAGGCGGTGGCCCGCGTCGCGCACCAGCAGGCGCGTCTGCAGGGCCGCCTGCTCCCGCAGCGGTGAGCTGTACGAACGCTTGACTTCCTCATTCATCGAGCGCAGTCTAACCGTATTCGTTGCATAAGGTCTGCATCGAAATGGAGGAACCCGCGATGGCGCAGCTCAGAGGCATCAGAGGCGTGAAGATCCCGGTGACCGACCTCGCCAGGAGCATCGACTGGTACGGCAAGGTCTTCGAGTTCGCAGTGGAGTGGGAGTTCGCGGACGCGGACGGCGTCGTGCGCGGTGTCGCGGGCCACGTGAGCGATGGGGCCGCCGGGTTGAGCCTGCGCGAGAACCCGGACAAGGCGCGGGCGGTCGCCGGGTTCGACCCGGTCAACTGGGCCGTCGGCACCCGTGCGGACCTCGCGGAGTGGATCGAGCACCTCGACGGGCTGGGCATCGCGCACTCGCCGGAGATCGAGGCGAGCATCGGGTGGCTGCTGGTGTTCACCGACCCGGACGGGCTGGAGGTCCACCTGTACACCGACGAGGAACATGGCGTGGATCACGGCGACCGGCCGGGGTACGGCAGGAGGGTCGGCATGGCAGGCTAGCCGCCATGTCTGTCGGAACCTTGGTGCTGCTCCGCCACGGCGAGAGCACGTGGAACGCGGAGAACCTGTTCACCGGATGGGTGGACGTTCCCCTGTCGGAGAAGGGCGAGCGGGAGGCCCGTCGCGGCGGGACGCTGCTCAAAGAAGCCGGGCTGCTGCCGGAGGTCCTGCACACCAGCCTGATGCGCCGGGCGATCATGACCGCGAACCTGGCGCTGGACGCCGCCGACCGGCACTGGATCCCGGTCCGCCGCGACTGGCGGCTCAACGAGCGCCACTACGGCGCGTTGCAGGGCAAGAACAAGAAGCAGAC from Lentzea guizhouensis harbors:
- a CDS encoding VOC family protein translates to MAQLRGIRGVKIPVTDLARSIDWYGKVFEFAVEWEFADADGVVRGVAGHVSDGAAGLSLRENPDKARAVAGFDPVNWAVGTRADLAEWIEHLDGLGIAHSPEIEASIGWLLVFTDPDGLEVHLYTDEEHGVDHGDRPGYGRRVGMAG
- a CDS encoding TetR/AcrR family transcriptional regulator, with protein sequence MNEEVKRSYSSPLREQAALQTRLLVRDAGHRLFARDGFVATSIKKIAYEAGVSERTVYTHYRNKVELFQDALNVAIAGDAEPVAMRDRPEFEEVLRTPSARDLIAELVRRNGVVLERAGALIMAGIESSGADADMRRISDEGETAMRANCLALAEALVGTGEVRADLDVHGVADVLTTMLSPHVHQVLGWPADRYEAWLVHALQGSLLRDR